The sequence below is a genomic window from Glycine max cultivar Williams 82 chromosome 20, Glycine_max_v4.0, whole genome shotgun sequence.
ttttactaaattcaattcttataaataaattttgaatttaagtcttatgaacaataaaaatataattaaaaaaatacgttaaaaataattcaaccaaattttcctataaaaattaataattgacaaAACTAATACATCTatcaataatgataaaaaaaaaaaaaacttggacaCCCATTCATTAGCATTACCATTCTCtcaactaattttataattttttatttatttttttgctttgagTAGTCAGGGGGCCAAGATTTCCCGTGCCACTGGGAAGAAAAGATGGCCTAACCTTCAGCATAAACCTTCCAGGAACGTCTTCCCGAACCGGGCAGCTCCTGGACAGATTCGCCGCCAGAAAGTTCGACGCCACCGACGTGGTGGCGCTCTCCGGCGCGCACACCTTCGGGCGGGCCCACTGCGCCACATTCTTCAACAGAATGAACCAGACGGATCCAACCATCGACCCTTCCTTGAACAACAACCTCATGAAAACATGTCCCTCTTCCCAACACCTGTTCGGTGACTCCAGGACTAAGGGAACCAGAAACTGTTCTTTGACAAGTTTGCAAATGCGGTTGTTAAGTTGAGTCAGTTGGATGTGTTGACCGGGAAACAAGGACAGATTCGCGCCAAATGCTCCGTCCCCGACACGAAGAAGGTGCTCACCTCTATGGTGGAAGAGGGACTGGATTTAAGTGCTCAGATGTGAGATTAATTAACGAAtactaatttttgtttcttagtAAATTAATGATGACCATGTTTCGTTGTAGACTAGTAATGTGACTTACTAGCACATAAAATGAGGAGTTTCTCCCTGTGTTACTATCTGCATTCTGCGATCCTTCGTTTTTATGTTGTTGAGTATGCTTTTTCTATGTCATGTTATTGTGTTTAACAGTTTTATGAACCCATTTAAttcaatacaaataataaaaactgaattcagaaatacaaaattaaataaattaaacaccATAAAAGCAGTATTTTTCCTATATTGGATTGGATTTCAAAAAGGGAtgaattgaaagaaagaaaaattgtcaccttttttaatttatatataggaAGGAgaggaaaattataaatattatttttatattcttattataAATTGGAATAAAGAGATGATAGgtaaaataaaacttgaataatttaatttatacaatgCCCAATTTGGGCATTTTCCCATCGCTATAGCACAATTTCAAGGCTTTCGGATGGCCAACGAATTGGGCCATTGCAAGGTCATTGTTCTAAAACACTGGCCGAAACTTCCTGTAATTCGGATTGAGCTTTTCAGAATACATGGAACAGGGCATGAAACAATAGTAAAAATGCATGAAGCAACGTCCTAAAACATTAGGTGAGTAGATATATGTTGCAGGCTGGTCCCAAATGAGTTAATAGGATCGTATAAAAGCATTAATGCATGAAGCAACGTCCTAAAACATTAGGTGAGTAGATATATGCTTTTTTCTGGCTGAGATTTTCAAAAGTTTGAAAAGTCCAGCTCGTTGGTTTCAGAAGTTCAGTGGATGCATGGAAGGACAACGTGTCGGAAAATTAatatactttcttttcttttatacataataataataataataataataataataataataataataataataattatcatcatatttttcaattttctcctattttactGTCGGTCAGATGTGttcataaataaagttttaaaaataataataaatttgatatcacACTTTAacttaaaactttaaaatttattatttttcaccatCGCAACACCTATAGGACCTGCTACCTAGTCTTCATGCATGAACTTACCCGTTAAGAAGACTTTCGATATAAGTGATCTTCATGTCCATGAATTTGTTGTCACCATTTTACTCGTTTGAGCCGattatcaaatcaaatcatTGGTTGTGATACTAATTGTGTGTCGGTAAACACCAGGAAGATTTTCACCGATGATATGTGAGCAATCATATAAGTGAGTATGCACCACACtttaataaaaaactttaaGGTTCACGTTTATGGATCTTATAATGCTCAATTTTGTCATTCCTATCCGATATGAAACTTCACCTTACACTATGAAGAATCGATGGGGTAAATATTTGAAAGATTTACACTAGTAGGCCATGAGCAACTATATAAGAGACCTGATATCACactttaattcaaaatcttaagGTTTAAATTTATAGGTTTTATTCTTCCTTATATGGTGCTCAATCTTCTTATTCTGATCTGACTTAGAATTTCACCCCACACTTATATTTcatctttcttaaaaaaaaaaaagattaaataatatgGTTAAAGTCGAATTTTAATGTGAGACCACTCTTGAGGAAGGAAGGGGCAAGGAAGCTTATATAACGTGCGAATTAAACCGATCATTGATGAgtgatttatcttttaaatttgataccCACAAGAAAAAGGCCATATCAGTAAAATGTATGTTTCTAAGACATGCGTTGCTAGTAAATAATACTAGTATTGAAAAGTGAAGAGTTTAAACTCTAAAGTAATTTGCATGAATTAAGTCCAAATTTCCCGCATCATGGTCGAATAGAGAAAATTGTTACGTCTTTGGTTGCAAGACATTGGCAAAAAGGGTGAACCGGCCATCAAAATTGAATTGAACTTGTTCCACGTTATTGAAATACAGGAGCCACCTCTGCCCCTCTTAACAGTAGtattgttaaaattaaagattcaaacaGGGCAGTAGTACTTTGAAGATGTAGCCGCCCACTTGCCCTAATTAAAATCAGTAACCTAATTACCCTCGTACTCAACACGTGACCTTCTCCTTATCTTGACACACTGGGTTTTATTCAATGACAATGACCCACCTACATCAAATCCAATTAATAAACTTCAATGATCCTTCAACCATTTGCCATTgtcattttctaatattttgttTCCTGCAGCCTGCAGAGACGTCCCTTGAACCTACCACACGGCtgcttaattagaatttttttaaaaaattgaccaCAATATGTTAATTTCCCCAagtcaatttatattattaacacgctaaattcctaaaaaatttatgaatatattcGCACAGTGGTCCATAATTCCCATTCACTAGTCCAGGTTCAAAGCCACTCCTTTATCTTTAAATACTAGAGATGCCTTGCTATATCTGAATTCATTACCTTTTCCTCTTTTGATATCATAATGGCTTCTATTTCTTGTATGAGTGCTATTTTAAGCTTTCTTCTCATCTCTATCTTTCTTTCTGTTTACAATATTGAAGTGTGTGAGGCACAAGCCAGGCCTCCTACAGCGAAGGGGCTATCATACACCTTCTACGACAAAAGCTGTCCTAAGCTTAAATCTATCGTTAGATCAGAGCTCAAAAAGGTCTTCAATAAGGACATTGCTCAAGCTGCTGGCTTGCTTCGCCTTCACTTCCATGACTGCTTTGTTCAGGTAATAATTAACTAAATAGCCAAGCTAGGAGAGCTCACTCTTATCAGTTAAGCGGTGTTTTTCCTTTAATTGTTTTCATGTAAATCCATAACATTTATATTCTTCCcaccttaattaattataacatctttttaattaattcatacttttttaaaaaataattaatttagtattattattttctcatcATACAATTTGccaattatttatactattattttaaaattgtcattttcttatctttttatctatttaattatttttattaatatttaaaaaagaatcttataaaaaaataattttttaaaaagatgttaTAATTAAGAGCGGAGGGACTAATGTTTTACTGAAAGACAATTATTAGAAATTTTTCTACTACCCAAACTTGGTATTATGCTTATAATCCACTTAGGTAGATTACAGAATGAGCAGTAGAAGTGAATAACAAACACTCTTAAGACTTCTGGTACTCATGCACAATAGCATCACtaaactttttctttaaagacTTTAACAAACCAATGATTATATAAATGATGATCATGCAAATCAAAGTTAATCTGTCTCGTATCATGAGGCCAAATTAATGCACATTTAGATACTTTTTGAAAACATAAGTACTATTTAATTGGAGATATGCTGACATATGCATTGATGGTTATGGTCGGTTATTAATGTGGTTagatgaaaaatttaaacatgtagGGTTGTGATGGATCAGTATTATTGGATGGATCAGCAAGTGGGCCGGGTGAGAAAGAAGCGCCACCAAACTTGACTTTGAGACCTGAGGCATTTAAGATCATCGAAAACCTTCGTGGTCTTTTAGAAAAGAGTTGTGGAAGAGTCGTCTCCTGCTCCGACATCACTGCTCTCACTGCACGTGATGCTGTTTTCCTTGTAAGTACCATTATTTGGATTATAGCTTATGAGATGCCTGTGTAAGAATATTTGATTTAGGTTGAATTGAGgaacaaaagttaaaattttaaagaaaattctaCCAATTGGCTCGGTTATATATATCAGTagataattaaatgaaaagactcaatttaaataaaaaaaaagttttaagtatatcaattatgaaaaaaaaaattcaagaccTAATTAagaattagataaaaatattaaggatATGGTTATTTGGGTCAGATCGATGCTAAAGCACTAAGTTAACGGTGGAAAGGATGGGTTACTAATTTAACATGTCCAATTCTTTGTTTATTCTGAATTACAGTCAGGAGGACCAGACTATGAGATTCCTTTGGGAAGAAGAGATGGGCTAACCTTTGCCACAAGACAAGTGACATTGGACAACCTTCCACCACCCTCAAGCAACGCTTCAACCATCCTAAGCTCCCTCGCCACCAAAAACCTCGACCCCACCGACGTCGTAGCGCTCTCAGGCGGCCACACCATAGGCATCAGCCACTGCAGCTCCTTCACCAACAGGCTCTACCCCACACAAGACCCCGTCATGGACAAGACCTTCGGCAACAACCTCAGACGCACGTGCCCCGCCGCCAACACCGACAACACCACTGTGCTTGACATCCGATCCCCCAACACCTTCGACAACAAGTACTACGTTGACCTCCTGAACCGCCAGGGCCTCTTCACCTCCGACCAAGACTTGTACACTGATAAAAGGACTAAGGGCATTGTCTCCGACTTTGCCGTCAACCAGAACCTCTTCTTTGAGAAGTTTGTGTTCGCTATGCTCAAGATGGGTCAGCTTAATGTGCTCACCGGGAAACAAGGGGAGATTCGTGCCAATTGCTCCGTTAGAAATGCCAATAACAAGTCCCTCTTGACTTCTGTGGTGGAAGATGTGGTGGAAACTTTGATAGAAATGTAATGTGACTGGGTCGATGCATGCATGATAGTGTATGTTTgttgtatatatatgttgtggtgATGATGAATAATTGATAAGCCCTTGTTTCTTGTTCCCAGCAGAGGGCTTTTTTTTGTGATAAGGAACCATTGTCTAATGGCCCTAGCTAGCTACTTGTACCTCAGTTATAATGGAAAAATCCGAATGAGAGCTtctcatttattgttttcattttctttctcattgtttactgtttttattttcattgaaaatatttttaaaaatgcaatCAAACATATCCTtatattgttttagtttttataatatatatcaatagaagttaaaataaaatagtcacTCCTTAATCTATTTGAATAGACAGCATCTTAATCAGGATACCTATTTTGGGAATTCGGTTAGTGCCTCTTAAATATTGTTTGCACTATATATAATGCACAATATGTACTTtctatgttataaaaaaatgtgcttTCTAAATAATTTTCTCAAAGCAGACTTTCTCCAAATAATACGGGGTATTAAAAAGAGTTGACCTGAGCTTATAATGGAAATAGGCCATGACCTTTTTATATATACActcttttagtttattttaacaagcttaagttattaattagattaacctctttaatttttcttttattccaaaCAGTCTTACCGTCAAGCTTATATAtagatagtttttttattatttaataagatatttttttatcagcacacacgtacactatatatatatatatatatatatattcacatgtaaaaaatgatttatctaaatttttttaagatttaaaatttaaatatcatatgaaaaaattgaaacaaatttttaaattgaaatttagtttatgttatttaattaaatatgaacCAATTACTTATCCAAGcattaaatttgttttgatgaaagaaataaatgaacatttacatgaagaatattataaaaatgaatttaaaacatatttttatcataataatttagATTCTAATTTGACTTCAGGTAAATTGTTCATCCCAATGAATTAAGTGTAAGTTTTGCTActtgtttcataaaaaaatatttattttcattttatgttatAAAGTGATtcacattttaataaatttacatatacatattaatgtataaaagaaatttaaattttgtccaatcaaaataaaattttcaattatttactCGTATAAGCgagaagataataaataaaaaatgcatatgATTTGCCTAACAAATAATTTACGtaggtaaagaaagaaaaggctTCAACATTTTACATAAGCGAGAagatgataaatataaataatgaataACGTACGACTTGTCTaaaatttgatttagaaattaatattactcacactttttatgttagataaaacatttattcaataattttttcttaaatttattacaataaaaatactaaaactatagtaaagtataatttttcgtaagtaattaaaatgttaacataatttaagtttaattattgATCCTATAAATtaagtgtttgtttttgttctttcatgAAAATTGTTCATCcccatttattatattattttatagttcATATTTTAGAAAGAGTAAaacattcaataaataaattaagttataGAAAAGTGggtagaaaatatatttatttaaaattataatgatgaattaaaaaaatataatatagataTAGATTATATATGCTGCCACACTGGGCTGGTGTATGTATCCGTTGAGACCAAATCTTCCTTACCATCATACTTAATTAGGCTATTGCTTCCTGCACTGTTTCTggaatatattttaaccttttgGAATGGTTATTAAGGAAGTAAAAAAGAGAATACTTTCGGATAATTTTACATCTCGAAATGGacgttttaaaagaaaaaagaagtacAAGAAGCAACATGGGGAAGTGGAAGAAGCAGTAGTCTCATTCTTTTTTGCATTAACAGGATCATCACGGCCCAAATGATGAATATGAAACCCATATATGCATGGGTCGGTCCTGACACTTCTTCCTGCAGATGCTAGATAAAACAAtgtctctctatatataatgaataaaaaagctTAAATCACACAAGAATTAGCTACCAAATAAAGAAACTAATCGACCTTGACACATATAATTAGAGAATAAAGTCATGGccaaatttgaaagcaaaagaaaagaaaatttgccAGACACTTGGTAATAATATCTTTGCTCTCCGTATGCTTCACTATCTTGTATATATAGAAGTAGGTACGTACGTACACTTCTCAATTCCTGAAATCTGTTGTCTTGTCCAAAGGCTAAAAATTGGCCATGATAAATGTAACCCAAAAAGTACTTTGTCCAACTTAACagaagtatatatttttatataaaaataaattacggTAAAATAAAAGTTACCATCCTATTCTATAacttacatattttattaagGAGATTTACTTCAAGTTACAGTCGATCTGTtcgtatttgtttttaattctaaCGAATTAAAAGGAATATGTATAAACTAATCAATATAACTCATTAGTTTGATttctactaataaaaataaattgaatgaattgtaattttcattcttttatttttcagtaattttaatcttttcgtTAATAGTTAAActcatgatatttttatttaaagataaaataaataaatcactaCGCTtactttctttaattaattttgtaaacatatattacatttatcattaatgaagagttattaatttttttaattataaaaattaatatattaaaataaaatatttaatctttaaatatgCTTGATGTTTATTTTTACATTCCTATTGAAACAAATAATTCCTAGATTCATGTATTCCATTTTAGGTCTATTATAGCATATGGATTTGTTGTAATgatttaaattacataattttatcattattttatgtttagaaaaaaaaaaagaaatctgaAAAAATCCTATGCCAATGAATTTCAAATTTACGCAAAATACTTTTCTATTTCTAAAACGtccaatatatattttacatcTTCTACGTGAAaatgtatttctttttattataaatttttgttttaatacaaatcaataaaatactatataaaaatttattcttattttattttattataattttaaaaaaatacataaactaatatatagattatttaaaaaatctatttcgtgtaatttatattaatcacgtaaattcaaaataatgtttaaataatataaaaaataaaaatttattactttttataatgaaaatatttttattattatttatatataaaaataaatttacataatttttataaattacataaataatttagatattactTTAGGCAACtttcttgatttatataattggtattaaaaaacttatttagtaaatagttttaatagttaaaatgaaaatattaacatgtaaatttcttaaaaaataaatattaaaattctattgatttatataattaaaataaaaataacttacatattaaaataaatttatgcagtaatatgtataatttacatattaatcgATGTATTGATTTATACAAGCacagtaaaaataatttgtatattaaaatcaatttataaaatgatttatgtgaataatttatatattaatctatgaaaataaattataaattggtataattaaaataaaatatgtaaaccattcaaaatataaaatataaaatgtgaaatgatataaaataaaataaaattaaaaagatttatatattaaatattttgtaatttataaatttttataatttgaaaaaaattaataattattaactaatgatatatataaaataatagttataaatttaagcaaataaagtaaatattttagtaatttattatcttatctttaaataaaaggtTATAATTTCAATTCGTATcaagatcatttttattttttactttatttaattgattGTCACGTTATATcaacaaaacaattatttattaaaaaacaaatttacttATTCTAAATAAGAGAATTAAACATCTTAATTTAACAATAAGGAGACTAAGATCACATATTTGAAATAATAGGAGACagaaattacaatttaacaaaaaaaaaaaacttaaatatgtttttagtttctcaaatgtaaatttttaatccttcaaatttaaagttgtttttttggTTCCGCAAAATgctcttttttgttcttttagaaagtgtaaacaaaaaaaaaatcataatttttgatattttttactgtgataattttttttattttatgacagTTTTAACcgtcataaatatatattaaaatataaaataaaaaatcgaattttaaagatgaaaagttgtcatagattgtaaattttttattccataGCTAGCTTGTGCAGCAAAAAAGGACTACaagtaaatattttatgaaaaaaaaagaggactAAATTTCTTTTACTCAACTttaaaggacaaaaaatatatgtaagaaaaaaaattatgagacaAAGGAAACACTGTTTAAAAATAGATTAGTAAGTTAAGAAAACCGATCAACATAACAGTGTAGTTATTGCACCCACCAATTCTCACGCACAACCACAGAtagaaatatctttttttttttaaaataaaataaaataatggttgATATTAGTCcgtacttttttaaaaaataatcagagCCTATGCTGTACTTTTCGAATTTGGATTCTCTCAATTACTTGTCCAGTTCTCCATTTATTGTTTTGGTTAACAGGAGGGCCAAAGCCCCAAAATAAACCTAAAGTATGCTAGAAAAGGAACGTGACAGATACATGCCACGAAATAAACCAAAACTAAGCTAGAAAGGAACGTGACAGTCACgaaataaaatagatgaaaaaaatgctAAGGTAGCCTGGGAACAATATTGCTGTAATAGTAtcttatcaaaataatattattatcgtATTATAAGGTCCATCAATGTGAAatccatttaaatattttaagattttcgagataaaatttaattactgtATTAAATAACATCTGATTTGGACTTTTGAGGAAAATATCGGacgttggaaaaaaaaaattataagtgtaCCCGGACAGGTGCATTGATTAATGATTATGACAgccattaattattaatagcTGCAAGCTAAAAGGGAATGAAATCACACTCGTTTCAGCCAAGCAGTGAGAATACTCCAGACTCCAGAGTTCAACCATATTCCTTTAGAAACCACTCATCTCATTAATTACTTCTCTGCCCACCTCTTTATATCTCTCTTTTCATATCATTTacccaaaatatttttatcatcacCACGATATGGACAAGTGATGTATAATGTTTACGGtggacaaataaataatttccgttaattttttttaattaaatatagaatAACCAGGATTCATCACATGTAAcatttgttatcattttttactcattaaaattattttgcacGTTAGTCCTTATATTGTTCTCAGTTGCTCGATTTGAAGATTCTACTATGACAATAGTCATTAGTTACCTTATTTTTGTCCTGTTTTAGagttatatatttctttaaaataaacacACTAATGTTTAATTCTGAACAAATATACAATGAACTATATATTAGTCTTGGACTTAATTTTTGGATCATTCTGAAGCAATCATTTGAGTgtttattttacaatattaaatatgatttattgtgtgtatttttttatatcttaattaCATTCTCTGAGacaatttaatttgtaaattgaTGACATTGGGTTAATTGTTAAATGAACAACAGTAGGTAATAGAGTGAATCATTAGG
It includes:
- the LOC100775837 gene encoding peroxidase 12 yields the protein MASISCMSAILSFLLISIFLSVYNIEVCEAQARPPTAKGLSYTFYDKSCPKLKSIVRSELKKVFNKDIAQAAGLLRLHFHDCFVQGCDGSVLLDGSASGPGEKEAPPNLTLRPEAFKIIENLRGLLEKSCGRVVSCSDITALTARDAVFLSGGPDYEIPLGRRDGLTFATRQVTLDNLPPPSSNASTILSSLATKNLDPTDVVALSGGHTIGISHCSSFTNRLYPTQDPVMDKTFGNNLRRTCPAANTDNTTVLDIRSPNTFDNKYYVDLLNRQGLFTSDQDLYTDKRTKGIVSDFAVNQNLFFEKFVFAMLKMGQLNVLTGKQGEIRANCSVRNANNKSLLTSVVEDVVETLIEM